The nucleotide sequence TCCGATCGATAAAAAATCGTAACAATATCGAGTTTATATGACACAAGAAAGTTCTACGATCAAATGCCGAAACGTGCGTCAATCATTCACATATTTTCggtgattgaaaaaagagGCTTTTTGTGGAGGCTTGAATAAATTTTATAGTTTTGAGCCTTGTTTTAAGAGAGTAGCCAATCATTGATGAGAATGTTGGCAATGTTTGTATTGTTATaatcttgttgaatgacaaatgaagattttATAAACAAACAGGTGGTTGCTTTAAGCATACTAAGCAAAAGGTCATTCAAAAAACAGACACTTGAGATTTAGTCTTGGCCAactctctctttctctctccCTCTGTGTGCGTGTGTGATTGTTCTAAATTATCAGGAAATAGAGAGTCGTGCACAAAGGGGTGTTATTCAACACTGTAGGGCAAAACTCGTCGTATCAAAATTGAGCTGTGGTTCTATACCGTCTCCTACTCATCTACACTTGACAAGTGTAATACAAGGCTCATCTGGGACAAAAATGATATAACTATTGAAAGTGAAATTCTGTAGAGGCTTAAGctcattttgcaactatACCGGGCTTTTTACCGTCGGTTTGGCTTTATTGGCTATTGGTTAAGTACGTATGAATGGTTACAAATATGTCTTTTTCCAATGTACACTACTCTCTATAGTTGTTGTAATATACAGGTTTGTTTATAAGAGCAAATATAAAagtgtgtatgtgtgtcAATTGTGGCGTatgtactgcatataacTCGCTCCTTTGAAAAGTATTGTTAATATAGGAGTAACTACTACATTACATCACATACatataataataataataataataataatgaGCATATATATAGACATTTATATATATGCAAGGATAGGTCACTTAAAATGCTCAAAGTCAAATAGCAATCCATAGACAACTTTCTTTATCGAATCTGATCTTATACTTTGTTATATCAGTTAGCTAGTATGCTCGATAATACTGATAAGATTACTGATGATTCTTATCGGGAATTGCAGTTTGGTAATACTAAACAACCATTGCCTAGGTACTCTGGTAACACCGAAGGTACTACAGCCACTGCcacatttgaagaagaaaaacaacGTTTAATCcctgaagaagaagaagaagaagaagaagattggGTTAATGTTGACTCTTTTGctgatgaaaagaagaagttgaaggaGAGGGACGAATTGGATTTAGAAGCAAACATTTACAAAACTCCGCCATCAAGTTTCAAGAAACTTCCACTTGTTGTTATTGCTACACTTTTGATTGTTAGTTACACTTTGTATCAAACTTTTGGATTTTATCATTTGGGTACATCAATTACAACTACTACACCAGAAGATATTGTTGAGCTGATGAATGGTGATAGAATTCCTCATCCTCATTCATATTTCAGAAACCTTTTGGATTTTGTGCAAACTGAACAAGATGGTGGTAGCAATGGAGTAGACTCTTCCTCAAAGAAGCCAAAAGAGATTATTGAAGTTACAAATCCATTTGTTCCCAGCCCAAGATATGGTAAACCAGTCTACAAGGCAGTTTTACTCAATCATACATTTGCCAATTCGTACAACCATCCCAAACCCGTCAAGTTTTCCATCCCCAAGAAACACAAGTTTAATAAAGTCGTTCTTACTTTATTCACTGAAGTTGATGGTGTACAATATGATAGATTGGGTAACATTTTCATTAATGGGGTACAAGTTTGGAgaacatcaacaattgaaccaGGTAAACAAAAAGTTTTCAGTGTCTTCAATAAGgatgtttcaaaatatgctaaattatttgaaggtgaagataatgaattgttatttgaattgaataacaTTGTCAATGAGAAATTAACTGGTGCTTTTAATGTTACTTTGGGTGCACAATTTtatgatgttgattatgACAAGCATCACAAACATAAACATCATGATAAGAAACCAGATGGTgaggatattgaaaatgaagagaATGAAGGATTGTTTGAATTCGACTACGTCAAGTCGGGTCACGGATCTTCTGGTAAAGGAAGAGCTAGTATTGGACGTGTTGGAACGATTAAGGGAGAACAATTACATAAAGACTTAAACTCAGACACAGACACAGACTCGGATTCCGATTCCGATTCCGATTCCGACTCACAATCGgatgatgaaggtgaaggTGAAGAGCATAAGTCAAAGAAATATGGTAAACACCacaaatttgatcttgaccacgaagaaaaaaaatggaaacaTCATTTCAGAAAAGGCGGTGTAGAGCATAATGGAGAGAAGGAATTTGGTAAAGAAGAGAAGCATCAAGGTGAATCACACGTTGATGACGAGAAGAAACAAGAGACTGATTCTAAGCCTTCTGATGAACCaaagaaaccaaagaaaccaaaacaTCCAAAGGTTCCAAAACATCCAAAGATTCCAAAACATCCAAAGAAGCCAGAACCACCACATGAACCACCACATGAACCACCACATGAACCACCACATGAACCACCACATGGACCACCACATGGACCACCACATGAACCACCACATGGACCACCACCAGGTTCTCCCATTAGACCACCTAACAGATATGGCCACCTTTTTAAAATTAACAAACCAGCAGACTCAATCCATCCCTTGACCGTGGCTAAAAAGGGCGAAGCTCCAGTTCAATATCTCTCTTCAAAGAGACTTGCTGTGAAACTACCCAAGGTGGCTAAAAACACTACTCGTTTACAACTTTCAGTATTCACATCGGGTAATGCTGCAGAAGAGTTCTGGTATACCAATGTTCTTGACAAATTTAAAGACATTTTTGAAGAGGAAGgtaatgaatttattgGCAAAGGTCCTCTTAGAATTGTCAATGTTTATTTCAATGGAGAAAAAATTGCTGCTCAAACACCAGAGCCAGTAATTTTCACTGGGGGTATTTCACCAGCTTTGTGGAGTCcaattgtatcaaattCAGCATTTGATGTACCTTCGATTGACATTGATGTTACTCCATTGTTGCCATTCCTTTGGGAACATCAAGGATTGGGTGAACAAACATTGGAACTAGAAGTTAGTAATGGATTAGGTGAAGTTGGAATAACAAATTATACCTCCGTCAATAGTAACTGGATTACTTCAGCCAATTTGTTGGGTTATCAACACCCTGATGTTGTTGACTCTTCAGGAGCATTGATTAATGTCGATCATCAAAATAGAGCTAGTGCTATTCCAATTAAAATTCCATTTACTCATTCATTCCAACAAATTGTTAATGGTGTCTTTTCAGCACAAATTGTTAGTACATTGAGCTTCAAATTGAAGGGTGACAAGACATTGAATACAACATTTAGTTCTTATTCAAAGGGTgaaatttccaatattCAACATTACGGAAGAGATGGAGATTCACAAGCTCTTGTTCATGTCGGTCATTCGTCAAGCTCATTCATCATTACAAACAATGATGAGCCTGAAGTTCCTCCAAAGCCTGACTCTAAACATCCTAAGGTTAAGCATCACAAGGATCATGAGTTACCATTCAATACAATTCACACTGTCAACACCTCATATAGTTATCCattgattttatcaaccaatttgaaacataAAGAAGTTGGTAATGATGGTGATTATGAAATCGAATACGATGTGggaattgttgatgttaaAGAATTGCAAATGAATTTTGATGGGAAATTTGGACACATTGAagtcaaacaaaaacaaaatggtacttcaacttttgtCTTGTCAGGAAAAGGTAATCACGGATTTGGTAGTTTGACTGctaaattcaaagaagaatttgaatttggatctTTCAAGAAAGGTTTGACTAGAAGAGTTGATGCTATTAATGGAACTATTGTCCATGAGGGAATACACATTGGTCCTGATGCTTTGAAGCATGCTAATGGTGCTAAATATGACAAACATGGTAAGCACGCTAAGCATTCTAAGCATTCTAAGCATGCCAAGCATGCTGGTGGAAAACATGCAGATATCAAGaaacatcaccaaaagTCAATTTTGGATTCCATTTATGACGTTGCTAATCTGAAGTCTTGCCGTCGTCGTGGTACCAAGCCTAATCCCGTTGGTGAATTAATTGCCACTTATAAGCAAAGTGGATTCAAGGACAAGCTTGGTGGTATGACTGATCAAGTGATTTCaactttgttcaaatatAAGCACATGGGTATTGACTATGTTgctgaaaagaagaaagacTTTGAACATCATGAGAACAAACATGGTCAAAAATAAATACCCCTTAgtgtttgattttatttgatgagtgttttttgtttcgtTTTTATctattttacaaattttatAGTTTTATTTTAAATGTTTCTTGAGAGTAGTTTATCGTAGTTATTATTATTTcgaatcatcaatcacaTTAAACAAACTTTTTATGTACAAGCGCTCTGTCTTACATCAATTTAtaaaattcttcaaatcatGTAAAACCATTCCTGATATTGCTGCTGAAGTAAGAGTAGCAATACCACCACAAAACAACGCCGACATAATACTCTGAGAAATATCCTTAGCTCTTGAATTATTAGTTAAAGTGTTTAATACCCCCAATGTAATTCCCAAACTTCCCAAATTGGCAAATCCACAACATGCATAAGTTGCAATCAATGTACCTCTTGGTGATAATTGATTGTATGGTGCTTGGttaatcaacaagttgTAAGCAACGTAttcattttgaacaaatttgtAAGCAATCAACTTCGTAACTagcaaaatttcatttcttgGTGTACCTAGAAGGAAACCAATGGGGTAAAACAAATACGACAACATGAGTTCTAATGATAATTCATGAATATTCCAATAATTACCAAACCAAGTTAGAATCCCGTTACATAATGCAACAAGGGCAATAATACACATacattgaatcaacatAGTTCCGGCGATTCTCAATCCTAAAGTTGCACCATTGGAAAATGCTTGTAATACATTTTGAGGTTTATCCatatcttcttcaccatcaataTTTTTGTCAGTGGTGATCATTACTTTACCATTGGATACCGGTACATCAGTTTCAGGGTATCTCAATTTAGACACTGCTAAAGACGCAGGAATTGACATCACACAAGAACTGACTAATGCTTGCGGGTTTAAACCCAATCCGATATATCCCACTAATACAGCACCGGAAATGGTTGAAAATCCTGAAGTCATAACTTGATGTAATTCAGCTTTGGTTAAATATGGCATAAGATCTTTAATCAAGATTGCTGATTcaccaattccaataaaCGGAGAAGCAGCAGCTGTCATCGCTTCTGCCCCCGATACTCGTAATGAccagaaaaagaagaatgcAAATTTTCTAATCCCCCATTGAATAACACCAAAGTAATACCAAATATGAACAAATGCGACAAAGAATGCAACTGATGGTAACACTGTGAAAAAAAACCATTGTTTATTGGCAATGTCTTCATTAGTTAAAAATGCAACCCCATCTTTTGCAAATCCCAATAATTCTCTAGCTAATGTTGAAATGAAATTAAACACATCAAACCCACATTTTGTTCTCAATACAAATAATGCCACGATATATTGCATCAAAAACCCACCAATTACTGTATTCCATTGAATCTTGGTTGGGTTTTTTGAAGTAATAAATAACCCAAATATAGCAACAAGGCAAccaaaaaatgaaattgcaCGATCAGGTctctttgaaaaatcagTCTCCGTGGGGATAAAAGTACCCAACAAGACCACAGCAATAACAATTGTTGCACCGGCTAATAATCGTTGATACCGTTGTGGGAATAACTTTGTATATATAATATCACAACAATAATCCCAAACGTATTTAACATGTTTTAAACACCAAGGCAAAA is from Candida orthopsilosis Co 90-125, chromosome 1 draft sequence and encodes:
- a CDS encoding Cnt hypothetical protein(+)/nucleoside symporter (member of CNT family), coding for MSNPYDNSAIHPTHSIVEVPSNDPTRISNTQSSFDLEKNDKAEKFLTEENTTTDELSKELSDYENNQLEASTSKQKTHLTNWQKFKLKFPWYKIAFQVFLGCFFTSWWLSIVIQPRHRHQWLIPTVLWGMIMVRLITWHCRILPWCLKHVKYVWDYCCDIIYTKLFPQRYQRLLAGATIVIAVVLLGTFIPTETDFSKRPDRAISFFGCLVAIFGLFITSKNPTKIQWNTVIGGFLMQYIVALFVLRTKCGFDVFNFISTLARELLGFAKDGVAFLTNEDIANKQWFFFTVLPSVAFFVAFVHIWYYFGVIQWGIRKFAFFFFWSLRVSGAEAMTAAASPFIGIGESAILIKDLMPYLTKAELHQVMTSGFSTISGAVLVGYIGLGLNPQALVSSCVMSIPASLAVSKLRYPETDVPVSNGKVMITTDKNIDGEEDMDKPQNVLQAFSNGATLGLRIAGTMLIQCMCIIALVALCNGILTWFGNYWNIHELSLELMLSYLFYPIGFLLGTPRNEILLVTKLIAYKFVQNEYVAYNLLINQAPYNQLSPRGTLIATYACCGFANLGSLGITLGVLNTLTNNSRAKDISQSIMSALFCGGIATLTSAAISGMVLHDLKNFIN
- a CDS encoding Png2 peptide:N-glycanase, with the translated sequence MLDNTDKITDDSYRELQFGNTKQPLPRYSGNTEGTTATATFEEEKQRLIPEEEEEEEEDWVNVDSFADEKKKLKERDELDLEANIYKTPPSSFKKLPLVVIATLLIVSYTLYQTFGFYHLGTSITTTTPEDIVESMNGDRIPHPHSYFRNLLDFVQTEQDGGSNGVDSSSKKPKEIIEVTNPFVPSPRYGKPVYKAVLLNHTFANSYNHPKPVKFSIPKKHKFNKVVLTLFTEVDGVQYDRLGNIFINGVQVWRTSTIEPGKQKVFSVFNKDVSKYAKLFEGEDNELLFELNNIVNEKLTGAFNVTLGAQFYDVDYDKHHKHKHHDKKPDGEDIENEENEGLFEFDYVKSGHGSSGKGRASIGRVGTIKGEQLHKDLNSDTDTDSDSDSDSDSDSQSDDEGEGEEHKSKKYGKHHKFDLDHEEKKWKHHFRKGGVEHNGEKEFGKEEKHQGESHVDDEKKQETDSKPSDEPKKPKKPKHPKVPKHPKIPKHPKKPEPPHEPPHEPPHEPPHEPPHGPPHGPPHEPPHGPPPGSPIRPPNRYGHLFKINKPADSIHPLTVAKKGEAPVQYLSSKRLAVKLPKVAKNTTRLQLSVFTSGNAAEEFWYTNVLDKFKDIFEEEGNEFIGKGPLRIVNVYFNGEKIAAQTPEPVIFTGGISPALWSPIVSNSAFDVPSIDIDVTPLLPFLWEHQGLGEQTLELEVSNGLGEVGITNYTSVNSNWITSANLLGYQHPDVVDSSGALINVDHQNRASAIPIKIPFTHSFQQIVNGVFSAQIVSTLSFKLKGDKTLNTTFSSYSKGEISNIQHYGRDGDSQALVHVGHSSSSFIITNNDEPEVPPKPDSKHPKVKHHKDHELPFNTIHTVNTSYSYPLILSTNLKHKEVGNDGDYEIEYDVGIVDVKELQMNFDGKFGHIEVKQKQNGTSTFVLSGKGNHGFGSLTAKFKEEFEFGSFKKGLTRRVDAINGTIVHEGIHIGPDALKHANGAKYDKHGKHAKHSKHSKHAKHAGGKHADIKKHHQKSILDSIYDVANSKSCRRRGTKPNPVGELIATYKQSGFKDKLGGMTDQVISTLFKYKHMGIDYVAEKKKDFEHHENKHGQK